In Ruminococcaceae bacterium R-25, one genomic interval encodes:
- a CDS encoding TetR family transcriptional regulator, whose translation MARKVTISREVILEAALKILIRDGYAAVNVKTIASEIGCSTQPIVWHFENMEGVRNALSEYAREYAAKKAFLDSQNKVESFEYLGRSYVRMAIKEPNLFKFLYLGESPMGKPYDLKGIARDKKNKEMISKIAEQTGLNEEQVIRFVRNTLIYSHGIATMVATGVFKGTEKEMMQMINDAADAFILKEGIDPKKMPKKEK comes from the coding sequence ATGGCAAGAAAAGTTACGATCAGCAGGGAAGTCATCCTTGAAGCAGCGCTCAAGATCCTGATAAGAGACGGATATGCTGCAGTCAACGTTAAGACTATTGCTTCTGAGATCGGCTGCTCGACCCAGCCGATCGTCTGGCATTTCGAAAACATGGAAGGTGTAAGAAATGCCCTTTCGGAATATGCGAGGGAATATGCTGCAAAGAAAGCTTTCCTTGACAGTCAGAACAAAGTAGAGAGCTTCGAATATTTGGGAAGATCCTACGTCAGGATGGCTATCAAAGAACCGAATCTTTTTAAGTTCTTGTATCTTGGTGAGAGCCCCATGGGAAAACCCTATGACCTTAAGGGTATTGCACGGGACAAGAAGAATAAGGAGATGATCTCAAAGATCGCAGAGCAGACGGGACTTAATGAAGAGCAGGTGATCCGCTTTGTCAGAAATACGCTTATCTATTCCCACGGTATCGCCACGATGGTCGCAACAGGTGTTTTTAAAGGCACCGAGAAAGAGATGATGCAGATGATCAACGATGCTGCTGACGCATTCATATTAAAAGAAGGCATCGACCCGAAGAAGATGCCCAAGAAGGAGAAATAA
- a CDS encoding HSP20 family molecular chaperone IbpA — protein sequence MLMSGLFGEDLFDDFWGFPTQHDLANIDKRLYGKHARHMMETDVHETDTDYELLMNLPGFKKDQINVKLEDGYMTISATKDHDQETKDKHGKIIRQERFAGSMQRSFYVGEGVKTEDVKAKFEDGVLKLFIPKKELKALPGGDNTIAIEG from the coding sequence ATGTTGATGTCCGGATTATTTGGAGAAGATTTGTTTGACGACTTTTGGGGTTTCCCTACACAGCACGATCTGGCGAATATCGATAAGCGCTTGTACGGCAAGCACGCCCGCCACATGATGGAAACCGATGTTCATGAAACTGATACCGACTACGAGCTTCTGATGAACCTCCCGGGATTTAAGAAAGACCAGATTAACGTGAAGCTCGAAGATGGTTACATGACCATCAGTGCCACTAAAGACCACGACCAGGAAACGAAAGACAAGCACGGCAAGATCATCCGTCAGGAAAGATTCGCAGGCTCAATGCAGAGGAGCTTCTACGTAGGTGAGGGTGTAAAGACGGAAGATGTTAAGGCCAAGTTTGAAGACGGTGTCTTAAAGCTCTTCATCCCGAAGAAGGAACTGAAAGCGTTGCCGGGTGGTGACAATACCATAGCCATTGAGGGCTGA
- a CDS encoding diguanylate cyclase (GGDEF)-like protein, with translation MLTFLGRGSAFADEHNSAFFIDNGNLILIDCPMSSFEKLNDMNLTLFDHIYLLVTHTHGDHVSGIGMLVDLLQFSVQTPITIVAPSKEVEGDLFYLLSRIEGCNDSWYDLTCAEELEAEWLVCSIQTTHTEELAGKCFGYCLTVDGNRVVYTGDTNTLIPYEKYISDGSYLFTEVSAYKSPVHLYCVDIHDKIKYYVERGVHVYLMHMDEEKRIGEILSDTGAEFAPLEKRAFMVQDTARLLDGIFTISDSLYKDMCMNNNKDHQLLFSYLTELGKTIVDADRASFWKWDKRKNQIWTMSATGVEKIVIPDDSGLVGKALREKTTVITNDPYNDPDFNNEIDIQTGYKTNSVLVLPVADVNGDFIGALQLINKNDENGFDEDEDPKKLSLAALVCGIALESETFLEDSHHDRLTGLKNRMGFYYDFGKRFREYLIPESGKIMSVFICDIDRFKRVNDTYGHNAGDDVLIFSSELLESFCGETDSVYRWGGEEFVMVMRDTDLTGAAKKAEDIRLKLMESDITADGNTIRCTMSFGCSLFDPSKSIEENISNADERLYTAKETGRNKVCCE, from the coding sequence ATGCTTACTTTTTTAGGCAGAGGTTCTGCATTCGCAGATGAGCATAACAGCGCCTTTTTCATCGATAACGGCAATCTGATCCTTATCGATTGTCCGATGAGTTCTTTCGAGAAGTTAAACGACATGAATCTCACGCTGTTCGACCACATCTATCTGCTGGTTACCCATACGCATGGAGATCATGTCAGCGGGATCGGGATGCTCGTTGATCTTTTACAGTTTTCCGTACAGACACCTATTACTATAGTCGCTCCTTCAAAGGAAGTAGAGGGAGACCTTTTCTATCTTCTCTCGAGGATCGAAGGCTGCAATGATTCCTGGTACGATCTGACCTGTGCAGAAGAACTTGAAGCGGAGTGGCTTGTCTGCTCTATCCAGACAACGCATACAGAGGAACTTGCTGGAAAGTGCTTCGGCTACTGCCTTACTGTCGATGGCAACAGAGTTGTCTATACAGGCGATACGAATACTCTCATACCTTATGAAAAATACATTTCCGACGGCTCGTATTTATTCACTGAAGTATCTGCTTATAAGTCGCCTGTTCATCTTTACTGCGTAGATATCCACGATAAGATCAAGTATTATGTCGAACGCGGCGTTCATGTATATCTCATGCATATGGATGAAGAGAAGAGGATCGGAGAAATATTGAGCGATACAGGTGCCGAATTTGCGCCGCTCGAAAAGCGGGCTTTCATGGTCCAGGACACAGCAAGACTTCTGGACGGTATCTTTACGATATCCGACAGTCTCTATAAAGACATGTGCATGAATAACAACAAGGATCACCAGTTGTTGTTCTCATATCTTACAGAGCTCGGCAAGACGATAGTTGATGCCGACAGAGCAAGCTTCTGGAAATGGGACAAGAGAAAGAATCAGATCTGGACGATGTCTGCAACAGGCGTCGAAAAGATCGTGATCCCGGACGACTCAGGTCTTGTAGGAAAGGCACTGAGAGAAAAAACAACGGTCATTACAAATGATCCTTATAACGATCCTGATTTCAATAACGAGATCGATATCCAGACAGGCTATAAGACAAATTCTGTTCTCGTTCTGCCTGTGGCTGACGTTAACGGTGATTTCATCGGTGCGTTGCAGCTCATCAACAAAAATGACGAGAATGGCTTTGATGAAGATGAGGATCCGAAAAAACTCTCTCTTGCTGCTCTCGTATGCGGTATCGCTTTAGAGTCCGAAACGTTTTTGGAAGACTCCCATCACGACAGGCTCACAGGCCTTAAGAACAGAATGGGTTTCTACTACGATTTCGGTAAGCGCTTCAGAGAATATCTCATTCCCGAATCAGGAAAGATCATGTCGGTATTCATCTGCGACATCGACAGGTTTAAGCGTGTTAATGATACTTATGGTCATAACGCAGGCGACGATGTCCTTATCTTCTCATCTGAGCTCCTGGAATCCTTCTGCGGTGAGACTGACAGCGTATACAGATGGGGCGGCGAAGAGTTCGTAATGGTAATGCGTGACACCGATCTTACAGGTGCTGCAAAGAAAGCCGAAGACATCAGGTTAAAGCTCATGGAATCCGATATTACAGCAGACGGAAATACAATAAGATGCACGATGAGTTTCGGGTGCAGTCTTTTCGATCCTTCTAAGTCTATTGAAGAGAATATCAGCAATGCCGACGAGAGGCTCTATACCGCCAAAGAGACGGGAAGAAACAAAGTCTGCTGCGAGTAA
- a CDS encoding adenylate cyclase, with the protein MSKRTRHLIYAVLLATAITLICASGVLRTADLWVNDLLYQREIYVDNDIVIIGIDDKDIKNFGPYSSWDRSVMASALEVLGSDPDNAPAVVAIDIQYSGRMDDEGDLRLAKAAENLGNVITATTATFGSQYSFGSGKVTLDEYAVLGYEEPYEELKNVTTQGSINAMYDEDGVIRHATLYVEPDSGRCYSMQYQAARMYAEKNGFSITMPDTDSRGRFYVTYSKKPGGYYDGYNLSDLIGGNIHPDAYAGKIVYIGPYTPGLQDSFITPIEKAEMMFGVEYHANVVQCLLDGNYKNYAPDYVQLGVLWICCMAFYIFADNRKLRFTVPVAIAGIGLALGISVWLFSLGYITHALWVPFGLFMLFIVSVGGNYIRAAIARQNVTKTFERYVAPNVVSEILKEGTESLKLGGKTVDIAVLFVDIRGFTTMSERLSPEEVVYILNQYLSMTSACVDRYHGTLDKFIGDATMAFWGAPIADDEAVYHACMAALDIVKGADELSAKLKADINEEIHVGVGVNYGPAVVGNMGSERRMDYTAIGDTVNTSARLEANAPGGMVYVSRSVIDKLNGRMKYEPLEKPIKLKGKADGFEILRLIGPEE; encoded by the coding sequence ATGAGTAAACGTACCAGACATCTGATCTATGCCGTGTTGCTGGCAACAGCGATTACTTTGATATGCGCCAGCGGAGTTCTTAGAACTGCTGACTTGTGGGTCAATGACTTGTTGTACCAGCGTGAGATATATGTTGATAACGACATCGTCATTATCGGAATTGATGATAAAGATATCAAAAATTTCGGTCCATACAGCAGCTGGGACAGATCTGTTATGGCCAGTGCTCTGGAGGTTTTGGGATCTGATCCTGATAATGCTCCTGCCGTAGTCGCGATCGATATCCAGTACTCAGGCAGGATGGATGATGAAGGAGATTTAAGGCTTGCCAAAGCTGCTGAAAATCTCGGAAACGTTATCACTGCCACGACTGCTACATTCGGTTCACAGTATTCTTTCGGAAGCGGCAAGGTTACATTGGATGAATACGCCGTCTTAGGTTATGAAGAACCTTATGAAGAATTGAAAAATGTCACAACGCAGGGTTCTATCAATGCGATGTACGATGAAGACGGTGTTATCCGTCACGCTACTTTATACGTAGAGCCCGACAGCGGACGCTGTTATTCGATGCAGTATCAGGCAGCAAGGATGTATGCCGAGAAGAACGGCTTTTCGATAACGATGCCTGATACTGATTCCAGAGGACGCTTTTATGTCACGTATTCCAAGAAACCCGGCGGATACTACGACGGCTATAATCTGAGCGATCTTATTGGCGGAAATATCCATCCTGACGCTTATGCGGGAAAGATAGTTTATATCGGACCTTATACGCCTGGCCTTCAGGATTCCTTTATCACGCCGATAGAAAAAGCTGAGATGATGTTCGGCGTTGAATACCATGCAAATGTCGTCCAGTGCCTGCTTGACGGAAACTATAAAAATTACGCTCCGGATTATGTCCAGCTCGGCGTATTGTGGATCTGCTGCATGGCGTTCTATATTTTTGCTGACAACAGAAAACTGAGATTTACTGTTCCCGTTGCGATTGCCGGTATCGGCTTAGCTTTGGGAATCAGTGTATGGCTGTTCTCTTTAGGCTATATCACGCATGCTCTCTGGGTCCCGTTCGGATTATTCATGCTTTTCATTGTAAGCGTCGGTGGAAACTATATACGTGCTGCTATCGCAAGACAGAATGTTACTAAGACTTTCGAGAGATACGTAGCACCTAATGTCGTAAGCGAGATCTTAAAGGAAGGCACAGAGAGCTTGAAACTGGGCGGCAAGACTGTTGATATCGCAGTCCTTTTCGTTGATATCAGAGGCTTTACCACGATGTCCGAGAGATTGTCTCCTGAAGAAGTCGTTTACATCCTTAACCAGTATCTTTCCATGACGAGTGCCTGCGTTGACAGATATCACGGAACGCTCGATAAGTTCATTGGCGACGCCACGATGGCTTTCTGGGGTGCGCCGATCGCTGATGACGAAGCAGTCTATCACGCATGCATGGCAGCTCTCGATATCGTTAAGGGCGCAGATGAATTGTCGGCAAAACTTAAGGCTGATATCAATGAGGAGATCCACGTAGGTGTCGGTGTTAACTATGGCCCTGCAGTCGTCGGCAACATGGGTTCAGAAAGACGAATGGACTATACGGCGATAGGCGATACCGTAAACACATCTGCAAGACTTGAAGCAAACGCACCGGGCGGCATGGTTTATGTCAGCCGTTCCGTAATCGATAAACTCAATGGCCGTATGAAGTACGAGCCTTTGGAAAAGCCAATCAAACTTAAGGGTAAGGCGGACGGATTTGAGATCTTACGTCTTATCGGACCGGAGGAATAA
- a CDS encoding FecR family protein, translating into MSIIDKFMNLTREKKIIMAVSAAVVVAAVVVVCVVFSRSKYLATTMRLLHAEGTVNIEDSRGGSKPVSDNLRFQSGDALNTGDDGLATVGLDDTKIITLQNDSRAEFMKNGKKLELKLTKGAVFFNVTEKLKDDEAFEIKTSTMTAGIRGTSGIAYYDETDENIETLIVTDGVVEVSATNKTTGYTKTARVEAGKRVKVYLLDDENPEDSVQFELDYVPVDELGNFNLAALADDESLMKRISEHTGWNEDKLKKVLKGLASPTPSPTPEPTPTDAPEDTSTPTPSPVPTDSPTPSPLPTSTPKPTATPKPKPKATATPTPTTTTDPSSQTDPSTDPSSDPSTEGSGDDDEDEKEPTPPDGYEETDWWGVEYGDHMVYICANEGLGASDGRYKGYVNGRWVILSELQGPDSIGFEYNGTTYFSYSWGAAVNDD; encoded by the coding sequence ATGAGCATTATCGATAAGTTTATGAATCTCACACGTGAAAAGAAGATTATTATGGCTGTTTCAGCGGCGGTTGTAGTTGCAGCCGTCGTTGTTGTTTGCGTCGTTTTTTCGCGCAGTAAATACCTCGCTACAACGATGAGACTCCTTCATGCTGAAGGAACAGTTAATATCGAAGATTCAAGGGGTGGCTCAAAGCCTGTTTCCGATAATCTTCGTTTCCAGTCAGGCGATGCCCTGAATACAGGTGATGACGGACTTGCTACCGTTGGCCTTGATGACACGAAGATCATCACGCTCCAGAATGACAGCAGAGCGGAGTTTATGAAGAACGGCAAGAAGCTGGAACTTAAGCTCACCAAAGGTGCCGTATTCTTCAATGTTACCGAAAAGCTCAAAGACGATGAGGCTTTCGAGATCAAGACATCTACTATGACTGCCGGAATCCGCGGTACGTCCGGTATCGCTTATTACGATGAGACTGATGAGAATATAGAAACCCTGATCGTTACGGATGGCGTAGTTGAAGTTTCTGCTACAAACAAAACGACTGGATATACAAAGACTGCCAGAGTTGAAGCAGGCAAAAGAGTCAAGGTCTATCTTTTAGATGACGAAAATCCTGAGGATAGTGTTCAGTTTGAGTTAGATTATGTTCCTGTGGATGAATTGGGCAACTTCAATTTAGCTGCTCTTGCTGATGATGAATCACTCATGAAGAGGATCAGCGAGCATACGGGCTGGAATGAGGATAAGCTCAAGAAGGTTTTAAAAGGTCTTGCATCTCCTACTCCTTCTCCGACACCTGAGCCTACACCTACAGATGCACCGGAGGATACTTCTACTCCGACACCTTCGCCGGTACCGACTGATTCTCCGACCCCAAGTCCGCTACCTACATCGACACCTAAGCCTACAGCAACACCGAAGCCTAAGCCGAAGGCAACAGCTACTCCTACTCCTACAACAACGACTGATCCTTCATCACAGACAGATCCTTCAACGGATCCGTCATCAGATCCTTCTACAGAGGGATCTGGCGATGACGATGAAGATGAAAAGGAACCTACTCCTCCTGACGGTTATGAAGAAACCGATTGGTGGGGCGTCGAATATGGTGACCATATGGTCTATATCTGCGCTAACGAAGGATTAGGAGCTTCTGACGGAAGATACAAGGGCTATGTTAACGGAAGATGGGTTATTCTTTCAGAACTCCAAGGCCCGGACTCTATAGGATTTGAATACAATGGCACAACTTATTTCTCTTACAGCTGGGGTGCAGCTGTTAACGATGATTAA
- a CDS encoding FecR family protein, translated as MKLVDKFMSLSRLKQIIICSVTVVVVVAVVIGIVLNRNKYTATTMRLLNVEGTVNIEDSNGNSRPVKGNMRFQSGDAMNTGADGIASVGLDETKIITLQNDSRAEFTKSGKHLELKLTKGAVFFNVTEKLKPDETFEIKTSTMTAGIRGTSGIVYYAVEDDGKETIVVTDGVVALSATNQITGETKTMEVSGGEEAQVTYYDDRKTDSVEFSNNKVNARDLDDFALRNIGKDKKLVKRIANDTGWDQGGLEDAIKDAEERQKAPTPIVTLSPTPIPTVTPSSTPTITPKPTLPPATPTPPSTPTPSPTPTPEPTISPSPMAKPKPTATRRPTTSPTPSPRPTATNTPTTSPTATSTPTATPTVTTRPTTRPTATITPTTRPTATNTPTNTPTPTSTPIPTPVEPDYSYVPTDADFVSDGVGTYGKYGEGRVWGTTYNGHPVYIRYYKVPNDNGGETYTYSAPINGKWVPLHYKSVSPIVYAFNYGDKEITYYAD; from the coding sequence ATGAAGTTAGTTGACAAATTTATGAGTTTATCCCGCCTTAAACAAATCATTATCTGCTCTGTAACAGTAGTGGTTGTAGTTGCTGTTGTGATTGGAATTGTACTGAACCGCAACAAGTACACTGCTACTACGATGAGGCTTCTTAATGTTGAAGGTACTGTAAATATCGAAGATTCCAATGGTAATTCCAGACCTGTTAAGGGTAATATGCGTTTCCAGTCCGGCGATGCCATGAACACAGGAGCAGACGGTATTGCTTCGGTCGGCCTTGATGAGACAAAGATAATCACTCTTCAGAACGACAGCAGAGCTGAGTTTACGAAAAGCGGAAAACACCTTGAACTTAAACTGACTAAGGGCGCCGTATTTTTCAACGTCACCGAAAAGTTAAAACCCGATGAGACATTTGAGATAAAGACATCTACGATGACTGCCGGTATCAGAGGCACGTCAGGCATTGTCTATTATGCCGTCGAAGATGATGGCAAAGAGACAATTGTCGTTACAGACGGAGTAGTTGCATTATCGGCTACAAACCAGATCACAGGTGAAACGAAAACAATGGAAGTTTCCGGCGGTGAAGAAGCGCAGGTCACTTATTATGATGACAGAAAGACAGATTCCGTAGAGTTCAGCAATAACAAAGTCAACGCAAGAGATCTTGATGATTTTGCTCTCAGAAATATCGGTAAGGATAAGAAACTCGTAAAACGAATCGCTAATGACACCGGTTGGGACCAGGGCGGTCTTGAAGATGCAATCAAGGATGCAGAAGAAAGACAGAAGGCACCTACGCCTATAGTAACGCTTTCTCCTACGCCTATTCCTACGGTAACACCGTCTTCGACTCCGACGATCACACCGAAACCAACATTGCCTCCTGCGACACCTACACCGCCGTCCACACCGACACCTTCTCCGACTCCGACACCGGAGCCGACTATCTCACCGTCTCCTATGGCTAAACCAAAGCCGACGGCAACAAGGCGACCAACCACATCACCGACGCCTTCTCCAAGGCCAACGGCTACTAATACACCAACTACCAGCCCGACAGCGACAAGTACGCCGACTGCCACTCCGACAGTGACAACCAGGCCGACAACCAGGCCGACAGCAACAATTACGCCGACTACCAGACCGACAGCAACAAATACACCTACAAACACACCTACACCTACGTCTACTCCTATTCCGACGCCTGTTGAACCTGATTATTCTTATGTTCCTACTGATGCTGACTTTGTAAGCGATGGCGTTGGTACTTACGGAAAGTATGGTGAAGGAAGAGTATGGGGAACAACTTATAATGGGCACCCTGTTTACATTCGCTACTATAAAGTTCCAAATGATAATGGCGGAGAAACTTATACATATTCAGCTCCGATAAACGGAAAATGGGTACCTTTGCATTATAAGAGTGTCAGTCCGATTGTATATGCTTTTAACTATGGTGATAAAGAGATAACGTACTATGCTGATTGA
- a CDS encoding FecR family protein — MISINLPKNLTFGMKLLYALLGVAIIIVIVCVIIFNRSSYLAKTMKLVRAEGTVKIEKEGGKLKPISKNARFESGEALFTGLDGLATVSLDDTKFVTLQPDSRVEFSKVNKQLGIKLTKGGMFFEVTEKLKDGEIFEIKTSTMTAGIKGTSGYFGLDVDGNEYLTVTDGKLIISAVNPETGERKYAEVSGGQRITVYLYSDSTKEHDTIELDVKDIAEDELEDFTLKMLGNNERLLTKVCEYTGWDRDKLKSLINAILTKQVTPAPTESSESSESEDTSESSETDETKGNTPTPTSAPTNTDKPDPTATPKPKATATPKPKNNNNNKPSGGGSSGGTTKPTNGTSGSENPGGGGEPTQGGGGEPTQGGGGEPTQGGGGEPTQGGGGEPTQGGGGEPTQGGGGEPTQGGGGGSNESTQGGGGSTVDGDTTN, encoded by the coding sequence ATGATTTCTATCAACTTGCCGAAAAATCTGACGTTCGGTATGAAGCTTCTTTATGCGCTTCTGGGTGTGGCAATAATCATTGTAATAGTCTGCGTTATTATCTTTAACCGCAGCAGCTATCTTGCCAAGACCATGAAGCTTGTCAGGGCAGAGGGCACCGTAAAAATCGAAAAAGAAGGCGGAAAGCTTAAGCCTATCAGCAAGAATGCAAGATTCGAATCAGGCGAAGCTTTGTTTACAGGCCTTGACGGTCTTGCAACAGTAAGTCTCGACGATACAAAGTTTGTTACTCTTCAGCCTGACAGCCGCGTCGAGTTTTCCAAGGTCAACAAGCAGCTTGGCATCAAGCTTACCAAGGGCGGCATGTTCTTCGAAGTAACTGAAAAACTTAAGGATGGCGAGATCTTTGAGATCAAGACTTCCACAATGACAGCAGGAATCAAGGGTACTTCCGGTTATTTCGGCCTTGATGTAGACGGCAATGAGTACCTGACCGTCACGGACGGAAAACTGATTATCTCAGCAGTAAATCCTGAGACAGGTGAGAGAAAATATGCCGAAGTATCCGGCGGACAGAGGATCACCGTATATCTTTATTCTGATTCGACCAAGGAGCATGACACCATCGAATTGGATGTCAAAGATATTGCTGAAGATGAGCTCGAAGATTTCACACTCAAGATGCTCGGTAACAACGAGAGACTCCTTACCAAGGTATGTGAATACACAGGTTGGGACAGAGATAAGCTCAAATCACTCATCAATGCGATCTTAACAAAACAGGTAACACCTGCACCTACAGAATCATCTGAGTCTTCAGAGTCTGAGGATACTTCTGAATCATCAGAGACAGATGAAACAAAGGGAAACACACCTACACCTACTTCGGCGCCTACAAATACCGATAAACCGGATCCTACAGCTACACCGAAGCCCAAGGCAACAGCAACACCTAAGCCGAAGAATAATAATAACAATAAGCCGAGCGGCGGTGGCAGTTCCGGCGGAACTACTAAGCCAACTAATGGTACCAGTGGCAGCGAAAATCCCGGTGGCGGCGGTGAGCCTACGCAAGGCGGCGGCGGTGAGCCTACGCAAGGCGGTGGCGGTGAGCCTACGCAAGGCGGTGGTGGTGAACCTACGCAAGGTGGCGGCGGTGAGCCTACGCAAGGCGGTGGCGGTGAGCCTACGCAGGGCGGCGGCGGTGAACCTACGCAAGGCGGCGGTGGCGGCAGCAATGAGTCTACGCAAGGTGGCGGCGGATCAACAGTTGACGGAGATACCACTAATTAA
- a CDS encoding O-methyltransferase involved in polyketide biosynthesis, whose product MNEVNKTLYIPLYGKSLVSKLGIILHDEKAEEIWEKEGFDLKGKSKSKWLAYNMAMRAKVFDDWTEAELSKDPDAVVIHIGCGMDSRCLRVKKPYKLWIDCDFPDVLEVRKQYYQESVSYHMQVLNAADNEQIKILPDSDSAIIVLEGLSMYLTNNELRALIAALKHKYRKISVLMDVYTEFGAKASEKKNPINDVGVTKVYGVDDIDGLLEGTGVKKAAEHSFTPVHLINELNSSERLFFKLMFTGKTYKKIYRLYELKSVL is encoded by the coding sequence ATGAATGAAGTAAATAAAACACTTTATATCCCGCTTTACGGAAAATCCCTTGTGAGCAAACTGGGGATCATCCTTCATGACGAAAAAGCTGAAGAGATCTGGGAAAAGGAAGGCTTTGATCTGAAAGGGAAGTCAAAGTCCAAGTGGCTTGCTTACAACATGGCGATGCGCGCCAAGGTTTTCGATGACTGGACAGAAGCAGAGCTTTCCAAAGATCCTGATGCAGTAGTGATCCACATCGGCTGCGGAATGGACAGCAGGTGCTTAAGGGTCAAAAAGCCTTATAAGCTCTGGATCGACTGCGATTTTCCTGATGTTTTGGAAGTCAGGAAGCAATACTATCAGGAATCAGTTTCTTACCATATGCAGGTTTTGAATGCTGCTGATAATGAGCAGATAAAAATTTTGCCTGATTCTGATTCGGCCATTATCGTGCTTGAAGGTCTTTCAATGTATCTTACAAACAATGAGCTCAGAGCTCTTATAGCTGCCTTGAAACATAAGTACCGGAAGATAAGCGTCCTTATGGATGTCTATACTGAATTTGGTGCCAAAGCTTCGGAAAAGAAGAACCCGATAAATGATGTCGGTGTTACCAAGGTTTACGGCGTTGATGATATAGACGGGCTTTTAGAAGGAACAGGCGTAAAGAAGGCCGCTGAGCATTCGTTTACTCCGGTACATCTGATCAATGAGTTGAATTCTTCTGAGAGACTGTTTTTCAAGCTGATGTTCACAGGAAAGACGTATAAGAAGATATACAGGCTCTATGAACTGAAATCAGTGCTCTGA